The following are encoded in a window of uncultured Methanobrevibacter sp. genomic DNA:
- a CDS encoding glycosyltransferase family 2 protein — MERIVAIIPAYNEEDALPDVIGGTLRHVDEVIVVNDGSSDKTAEVAIGAGARVISHSINLGKGEALKSGFKAVDDDSIIVTIDGDGQHNPDEIPDLIMPIIEDGVDLVNGSRYMNGPEENTPAYRRVGQKVLDIATNISAGIKITDSQSGFRAFSSSAKDCFRFKDTGFGIESEMLVDAAEAGLKIVEVPITVRYDVDGSTKDPITHGVGVLFNITKDKVLRTFKR; from the coding sequence ATGGAAAGGATAGTGGCTATCATACCGGCTTACAATGAGGAAGATGCTTTACCTGATGTCATAGGTGGAACTTTAAGGCATGTAGATGAGGTTATTGTTGTTAATGATGGAAGCAGTGATAAGACTGCTGAAGTAGCTATTGGAGCAGGGGCTCGTGTGATTAGCCATAGCATTAATTTAGGCAAGGGTGAAGCATTGAAATCAGGTTTTAAAGCTGTGGATGATGATTCTATCATTGTTACAATTGATGGTGACGGTCAGCATAATCCTGATGAGATTCCTGATTTGATAATGCCAATTATTGAAGATGGTGTGGATTTGGTTAATGGTAGCCGGTATATGAATGGCCCTGAGGAAAACACTCCTGCATATAGGAGAGTTGGACAAAAGGTTTTGGATATTGCAACCAACATCTCTGCAGGAATTAAGATCACAGATTCTCAAAGTGGTTTCAGAGCATTTTCTTCAAGCGCTAAAGATTGTTTCAGATTTAAAGATACTGGTTTTGGAATTGAAAGTGAAATGCTTGTTGATGCTGCAGAAGCCGGTTTAAAAATAGTTGAAGTTCCTATTACAGTTCGTTATGATGTTGATGGATCAACTAAAGACCCTATAACTCATGGAGTAGGTGTTTTATTCAATATAACTAAAGATAAAGTTCTCAGAACATTTAAAAGATAG
- a CDS encoding right-handed parallel beta-helix repeat-containing protein, with the protein MLVFIVSIGSVCAADSSDFSDAISANIDTENSCAIDNVDVLDENNLGLCESQAIAEASDDEQASSDAIGSDDYSDKLSDGDSGTFTDLKNLISSTSENVIELDKDYIFSEGDSFLSIGKTLTINGNGHTINGNNQSYMQISAKNFILNDLNIVNCTHNYGGALVWSGSNGVMNNCTVSDSSATYAGAVRWSGSNGLIANCTFNGNVADKEGISSMGGAIQTLSGSNITIFNCTFNDNYANQFGGAILVAAKKTTIANCTFNNNKVGNGEGGAIAIIQADCIFENNTFNKNSATRGGAIAIYKDNVVIRDSTFKENHAEAAGAILIDASNALIDNDVFIDNAATRYNGGAISAISGIFQGQEWKYTANNVTVNNSKFDGNTAKNYGGALSLNAPNIRASTFTNNKANGSFGGALYTVNGKISDSTFSGNTANVEGNDVYALNTLALEGTEIPDENKEVKSLGNLLKFDRYYDSNEEIAYIETEDGYTGLCIEKGFLESLRGVENNDMSIIRNSISGEDVSDYLKILVFKYYPENEAYNLRSFVWKFTDEDFRSSSSTTVKSIVDLYDAGFRVKDNGTCRQLENGTFIYYEFSTMVTPSAVQNFILFKVTYKDYNESVSKECLNKTPYVGDIVEFRVNVTNTGETIINNAFISDKNYSDNLEYNGWKADVGNWKYDDDSNTWVLLDPLEQDQTASIILFFKVLNNGTLENNVSAGVDGIVLANNTTNLTAYAPNLTVEKISNNKTVKVGEKISFTILLTNTGDCNLTGVYVKDNSYSDGLKYDSFIDESGKWTFDGVDTWTYNGELAPGETASFDIVFEALTAGVKVNTAIAGSDITNETNSTNQTEVNETPEDETPEKDTPKKIANISKNVGVANATGNPLFALVAVLVILFGMPLRRRK; encoded by the coding sequence TTGCTTGTATTCATTGTATCCATTGGATCTGTTTGCGCAGCAGACAGCTCTGATTTCAGTGATGCAATCTCAGCAAATATTGATACAGAAAATTCATGTGCTATTGATAATGTTGATGTCTTAGATGAAAATAACTTAGGTCTTTGTGAAAGCCAAGCTATTGCAGAAGCAAGCGATGATGAACAAGCTTCATCAGATGCTATTGGCAGTGATGATTATTCCGATAAACTATCTGATGGGGACAGCGGAACATTCACTGATTTAAAAAATCTTATAAGCTCTACAAGTGAAAATGTAATTGAATTGGACAAGGACTACATATTTTCCGAAGGGGACAGTTTTCTTTCTATAGGCAAGACATTGACTATTAATGGTAACGGACATACAATAAATGGAAATAATCAATCATATATGCAGATCTCCGCTAAAAATTTCATACTGAACGATTTGAATATCGTTAATTGTACTCATAATTATGGCGGAGCTCTTGTATGGTCTGGATCTAACGGTGTAATGAATAATTGTACTGTTTCAGATAGTAGTGCTACATATGCTGGCGCAGTACGCTGGTCTGGCAGCAATGGATTAATTGCAAATTGTACATTCAATGGTAATGTGGCTGATAAAGAGGGAATCTCTTCTATGGGAGGAGCTATTCAAACACTTTCAGGTTCAAACATTACAATTTTCAATTGCACATTCAATGACAATTATGCTAATCAGTTCGGCGGTGCTATTCTTGTTGCAGCTAAAAAAACCACTATTGCCAACTGTACTTTTAATAATAATAAGGTAGGTAACGGTGAAGGTGGTGCCATAGCCATCATTCAAGCGGATTGTATATTTGAAAACAACACTTTCAATAAGAACTCCGCTACTAGAGGTGGGGCTATAGCAATATATAAAGACAATGTTGTTATAAGGGACAGCACTTTCAAGGAAAACCATGCCGAAGCGGCTGGTGCAATCCTTATTGATGCAAGCAATGCTCTTATAGATAATGATGTCTTTATTGACAATGCAGCAACCCGTTACAATGGCGGAGCCATAAGTGCTATCAGCGGTATCTTTCAAGGACAAGAATGGAAATATACTGCAAACAATGTTACAGTTAATAATTCCAAATTTGATGGAAATACTGCGAAGAATTACGGAGGCGCTTTAAGTCTCAACGCTCCAAATATCAGGGCATCAACATTTACTAATAACAAGGCAAACGGCTCTTTTGGAGGTGCGCTTTATACAGTAAATGGTAAGATTTCAGATTCCACTTTCTCAGGCAACACAGCCAATGTCGAGGGAAATGATGTTTATGCATTAAACACTCTTGCTTTAGAGGGTACAGAGATTCCTGATGAAAATAAGGAAGTCAAGTCTTTAGGCAATCTGTTGAAATTTGACCGTTATTATGATTCAAATGAAGAAATAGCATATATTGAAACTGAAGATGGCTATACTGGTCTTTGTATTGAAAAAGGCTTCCTTGAATCCCTTCGTGGTGTGGAAAATAATGACATGTCTATTATAAGAAACAGCATTTCAGGAGAGGATGTCAGCGATTATCTTAAAATACTCGTATTCAAATATTATCCTGAAAATGAGGCTTATAATTTACGCAGTTTTGTATGGAAATTTACTGACGAGGACTTCAGATCTTCCTCCAGCACAACTGTTAAATCAATAGTGGATTTATATGATGCCGGATTCAGAGTAAAAGACAATGGCACATGCAGACAGCTTGAGAATGGTACTTTCATATACTATGAATTCTCAACCATGGTGACTCCATCTGCAGTTCAGAATTTCATATTGTTCAAGGTGACTTATAAGGATTATAATGAATCTGTAAGCAAGGAATGTCTCAACAAGACTCCTTATGTCGGAGATATTGTGGAATTCCGCGTGAATGTAACAAATACTGGTGAAACCATTATCAACAATGCATTCATCAGCGATAAAAACTACAGTGACAATCTTGAATACAATGGCTGGAAAGCAGATGTGGGAAATTGGAAATATGACGACGATAGCAATACATGGGTATTATTGGATCCATTGGAACAAGATCAAACAGCATCCATTATTTTGTTCTTTAAAGTTTTGAATAATGGAACTTTGGAGAATAATGTTTCAGCAGGTGTTGATGGAATTGTTCTTGCCAACAATACCACTAATCTGACTGCTTATGCACCTAATTTGACTGTGGAGAAAATCAGCAATAATAAAACAGTCAAGGTTGGTGAAAAAATCAGTTTTACCATATTGTTAACTAACACTGGTGACTGCAATCTCACTGGAGTTTATGTTAAGGATAATTCGTATTCTGATGGCTTGAAATATGATAGTTTCATAGATGAGTCCGGTAAATGGACCTTTGATGGTGTTGACACATGGACTTACAATGGAGAACTTGCTCCTGGAGAGACCGCAAGTTTTGATATCGTATTTGAAGCATTGACTGCCGGTGTGAAAGTCAATACAGCTATTGCAGGATCTGATATTACAAATGAGACCAACAGCACTAATCAAACTGAAGTAAATGAGACTCCTGAGGATGAAACTCCTGAAAAGGATACTCCAAAGAAGATAGCAAATATTTCAAAAAATGTAGGAGTAGCAAATGCTACAGGTAATCCTCTATTTGCATTGGTGGCTGTTTTAGTTATATTATTTGGCATGCCGTTAAGACGTAGAAAATAG
- a CDS encoding DUF1848 domain-containing protein, whose protein sequence is MILNTGLRTDIPGFFSEWFYNRIDDGFVYVRNPYAKNQIYSYRLDPELIDCIIFCTKNPKPMFENLEKIDKFNQYWHITITPYEKEIEPNIPPMNDVLESFKYLSKKLGKENVTLRYDPIFINEKYTLEKHIESFEYIINSLSDYTTEAIISFIDLYEKTKRNFPKAKEVTKDERLKIGKEFARIGNENNIRIKTCVEGTELDKFGIDSSGCMTKEVIERAINKNLNIPKQKARNGECYCLLNNDIGEYNTCGHGCLYCYANSNKRLVKRNLKLHDPKSPILIGEIKEDDIIKEMNQKSLIINDSTRQTKLF, encoded by the coding sequence ATGATATTAAATACTGGCTTAAGAACAGACATTCCTGGATTTTTTAGCGAATGGTTCTATAATAGGATAGATGATGGATTCGTTTATGTAAGGAATCCATATGCAAAGAACCAAATATATTCCTATAGATTAGATCCGGAACTTATAGATTGCATAATCTTCTGTACTAAAAATCCAAAGCCAATGTTTGAAAATCTTGAAAAGATAGACAAATTCAATCAGTATTGGCATATAACAATCACTCCTTATGAAAAGGAGATAGAGCCAAATATCCCTCCAATGAATGATGTTTTAGAAAGCTTCAAATACCTTTCTAAAAAATTAGGAAAGGAAAATGTGACATTAAGGTATGATCCAATCTTCATCAATGAGAAATACACTTTGGAAAAGCACATTGAATCATTTGAATATATAATAAATTCATTATCAGATTATACAACTGAAGCAATCATAAGCTTTATTGACCTATATGAAAAGACAAAACGAAATTTTCCTAAAGCCAAAGAAGTGACTAAAGACGAAAGATTAAAGATAGGGAAAGAATTTGCTCGAATAGGAAATGAAAATAACATAAGAATTAAAACATGCGTAGAAGGAACTGAATTAGACAAATTCGGCATAGATTCAAGCGGCTGCATGACAAAAGAGGTAATTGAAAGGGCAATAAATAAAAATCTGAATATTCCTAAACAAAAGGCAAGAAATGGAGAGTGCTATTGCCTTTTGAATAATGATATAGGGGAATACAACACATGTGGTCATGGTTGCCTATACTGCTATGCAAATTCAAATAAGAGATTGGTTAAAAGAAACTTGAAACTTCATGATCCAAAATCTCCGATTCTAATAGGAGAAATCAAGGAAGATGACATCATTAAAGAGATGAATCAAAAAAGTCTTATAATAAATGACAGCACTAGACAAACAAAATTATTCTAA
- the galU gene encoding UTP--glucose-1-phosphate uridylyltransferase GalU, whose amino-acid sequence MKAVIPAAGLGTRFLPATKAQPKEMLPVYDKPTIQYVIEESVNSGVDDILIVTGKGKRSIEDHFDRSFELEHHLKTKGKEDFLKEIEYISELADIHFIRQKKQKGLGDAIYCAKKHIGNDPFVVMLGDTITKDAVPCTKQLIDIYEKYGKSVIALEEVPDEKVERYGIIGGEEIEPNIYKIDKLVEKPPLRVAPSNLAIMGRYVLTPDIFDCIENVEPGYGGEIQLTDALSKLDEIYGQVFKGQSYDIGNRIDWLKTSLKFALEDEKAKEDILNFIKNEIM is encoded by the coding sequence ATGAAGGCAGTAATTCCAGCAGCAGGTTTAGGAACAAGATTCTTGCCTGCCACTAAAGCTCAACCAAAAGAAATGTTGCCTGTTTATGATAAACCAACCATTCAATATGTAATAGAGGAATCCGTAAACTCTGGTGTAGACGATATATTAATTGTTACAGGTAAAGGTAAAAGGTCAATTGAGGATCATTTTGACAGATCCTTTGAATTGGAACATCATTTAAAAACTAAAGGCAAAGAGGATTTTTTAAAGGAAATTGAATATATCTCCGAATTGGCAGATATTCATTTCATAAGACAAAAAAAGCAAAAAGGTCTTGGAGATGCTATTTATTGTGCAAAAAAACATATTGGAAATGATCCTTTTGTAGTTATGTTAGGGGATACAATCACTAAAGATGCTGTCCCATGCACAAAGCAATTAATTGATATCTATGAAAAATATGGCAAATCAGTTATTGCATTAGAAGAGGTTCCTGATGAAAAGGTAGAAAGATATGGTATTATTGGTGGTGAAGAGATTGAACCTAATATCTATAAAATCGATAAATTGGTTGAAAAGCCACCTTTAAGAGTTGCACCAAGTAATTTGGCAATTATGGGAAGATATGTTCTCACTCCTGATATTTTTGATTGCATTGAGAATGTAGAGCCAGGTTATGGTGGAGAAATTCAATTGACTGATGCATTGTCTAAATTAGATGAAATTTATGGTCAAGTATTTAAAGGCCAATCTTATGATATTGGTAATCGTATTGATTGGTTAAAAACTTCTTTAAAATTTGCTTTAGAAGATGAAAAAGCTAAAGAAGATATTTTAAATTTCATAAAGAATGAAATTATGTAA
- a CDS encoding NAD(P)-dependent oxidoreductase: METQRIMVTGGSGFIGTNLVNELRNRGHEVLSVDLLHHEDEADLYSDSYSDYVRGDIRNYRQMERIFDDNEKFDYVYNLAAEYGRWNGEGYYENLWETNVIGLKNMIRLQEKLGFRMISFSSAEVYGDYEGIMTEDVMENRPIKDTYQMNDYAISKWAGELMCMNSATMFGTETVRVRPVNCYGPHEAYSPYKGFIPIFIYKALHGLPYSVHKGHKRIIDYVEDTANTFANIVDNFIPGEVYNVGSKQEWEMTIEEYSDLVLEAVGIDDSLVTYTPAEAFTTKVKTIDFSKAIRDLKHDPKVDPKEGIRRTVEWMKWYYRIED; the protein is encoded by the coding sequence ATGGAAACTCAAAGAATTATGGTTACTGGTGGAAGCGGATTTATAGGAACTAATCTTGTAAATGAACTTAGAAATAGAGGACATGAAGTTTTATCTGTTGATTTATTGCATCATGAGGATGAGGCGGATTTATACTCTGATTCTTATTCTGACTATGTAAGAGGAGATATTCGTAACTATCGTCAAATGGAAAGAATCTTTGATGATAATGAAAAGTTTGATTATGTTTACAACTTAGCTGCAGAATATGGAAGATGGAATGGTGAAGGATATTATGAAAACCTTTGGGAAACCAATGTAATAGGTTTAAAGAACATGATCCGTCTTCAAGAGAAATTAGGATTTAGAATGATTTCATTTTCATCTGCAGAAGTTTATGGTGATTATGAAGGAATCATGACTGAAGATGTTATGGAAAACAGGCCGATTAAGGATACCTATCAAATGAATGATTATGCTATTTCCAAATGGGCTGGAGAATTGATGTGCATGAACTCTGCAACCATGTTTGGAACTGAAACTGTAAGAGTTCGTCCTGTAAATTGTTACGGTCCTCATGAAGCTTATTCTCCTTACAAAGGCTTCATTCCTATTTTCATTTATAAAGCACTTCATGGATTACCTTATTCTGTTCATAAAGGTCATAAAAGAATTATTGATTATGTTGAAGATACTGCAAATACCTTTGCAAATATAGTTGATAATTTCATTCCAGGGGAAGTCTACAATGTTGGAAGCAAACAGGAATGGGAAATGACTATTGAAGAGTATTCTGACTTAGTTTTAGAAGCTGTAGGAATTGATGATTCATTAGTGACTTACACTCCTGCTGAAGCTTTCACCACTAAAGTCAAAACTATTGACTTTTCTAAAGCTATCCGTGACTTAAAACATGATCCTAAAGTTGATCCTAAAGAAGGAATCAGAAGAACTGTTGAATGGATGAAATGGTATTATAGGATTGAAGATTAA
- a CDS encoding DUF123 domain-containing protein yields MNSLVPRLNRHLSDEKKMHWHIDYLLKSPDCHIRDILFNISEERIECDLAESISKDGEEIPGFGCSDCSCSSHLIYFKRKRDALASTRNAYEKIDKDYHNLSYLKKKHKVK; encoded by the coding sequence ATGAATTCATTAGTTCCCCGCCTAAACAGGCACTTATCAGATGAGAAGAAGATGCACTGGCATATCGATTACCTCTTGAAAAGCCCCGATTGCCATATCCGAGACATTTTATTCAATATTTCAGAGGAAAGAATCGAATGCGACCTTGCAGAATCCATATCAAAAGACGGAGAGGAAATTCCAGGCTTTGGATGCTCAGACTGTAGCTGCAGTTCACATTTGATTTATTTTAAAAGAAAAAGAGATGCTTTAGCAAGCACTAGAAATGCTTATGAAAAAATCGATAAGGATTATCACAACTTAAGCTATTTAAAAAAAAAGCATAAAGTAAAATAA
- a CDS encoding DUF3795 domain-containing protein — protein MNEYIAYCGLDCESCEARIATVNDDNELREKVSKLWSELNEVKISPEMINCVGCRIDGVKTPFCDSICPIRKCASARKYETCADCVELGECEKVGMIHKNNSDALKNLKNLK, from the coding sequence ATGAATGAATACATTGCATATTGCGGATTGGATTGTGAGAGCTGTGAAGCTCGCATAGCAACAGTGAATGATGATAATGAACTACGTGAAAAAGTTTCAAAGCTTTGGAGCGAATTAAATGAAGTGAAAATAAGTCCAGAAATGATCAATTGTGTAGGTTGTCGTATCGATGGAGTGAAAACTCCCTTCTGTGATTCAATCTGCCCTATAAGGAAATGCGCTTCAGCAAGAAAATATGAAACATGTGCAGATTGCGTGGAACTTGGTGAATGTGAAAAAGTTGGAATGATTCATAAAAACAATAGTGATGCACTAAAAAATTTAAAAAACCTAAAATAG
- a CDS encoding DUF371 domain-containing protein: MNFKIMAKGHENVLSLHKSTFEITKDKDLSLAGDCIIGLDIDKSMEDFPDEFKEKLANDDTKVIVELKTPNASDTIEGYGHHDLTLSHPTDIVCRKSTFVCSRTLMIKSNKAAIDLNRDLIKDLANGESMEVNIILY, from the coding sequence ATGAATTTTAAGATTATGGCAAAGGGACATGAAAACGTATTGTCTTTGCATAAATCCACATTTGAAATAACAAAGGATAAGGACTTGAGCCTTGCTGGAGATTGCATTATCGGATTGGATATTGACAAGTCAATGGAGGATTTTCCTGATGAATTCAAGGAAAAGCTGGCTAATGATGATACTAAAGTCATAGTCGAATTAAAGACTCCCAATGCATCTGATACTATAGAGGGCTATGGTCATCATGATTTAACCCTGTCTCATCCAACAGATATCGTTTGCAGAAAAAGCACTTTTGTATGCTCTAGAACCTTAATGATAAAATCTAATAAGGCAGCTATTGATTTAAATAGGGATTTGATTAAGGATTTGGCTAATGGTGAATCTATGGAGGTTAATATAATATTATATTAA